The Nitrosospira multiformis ATCC 25196 region CCGCAGGCCCTTATCCGTGAAATACGGGACACGGAGCCACCGCAGGCGTTGGACTTGTTACTGCCCTTTCTAGTTCTTGTCGGAATTTTCACTGCTGCCTCCTTCTGAGGCCTTATTGAACAAAAATTTCCCGATCATTTCTTCCAGAACAAGGGCAGAATTGGTTTTCATGATGGTGTCGCCATCCTTGAGCGTCGCTTCATCCCCCCCGGCAGCCAGGCCGATATATTGCTCCCCGATCAAACCGGAGGTAAGGATGCTGGCAAAAGTATCCTTGGGAAATTTATAACGGCTGTCAATATTCATGATCACCAGAGCGTCATATGTCTCCGTGCTGAACCGGATGTCCGTCACCCGGCCGACGACGACACCGGCACTCTTTACCGGCGCCCGCACTTTCAACCCTCCGATGTTTTCGAAGTTGCCTGTCACCTGATAGCTGTCACTCGCGCTATAAGTACCAAGA contains the following coding sequences:
- the mlaD gene encoding outer membrane lipid asymmetry maintenance protein MlaD, which gives rise to MQRATMDLWVGLFVMAGIGALLVLALKVGNLGTYSASDSYQVTGNFENIGGLKVRAPVKSAGVVVGRVTDIRFSTETYDALVIMNIDSRYKFPKDTFASILTSGLIGEQYIGLAAGGDEATLKDGDTIMKTNSALVLEEMIGKFLFNKASEGGSSENSDKN